One window from the genome of Anaerolineae bacterium encodes:
- the nuoK gene encoding NADH-quinone oxidoreductase subunit NuoK, with protein sequence MQDIVGEVPLTWYLVVAAALFCIGLYGVLSRRNAVTILMGVELILNAANLNFIAFWRHIGPERFDGVVFALIVMTVAACEAAVGLALIIAIYRSRRSVDLSDADLLQG encoded by the coding sequence ATGCAAGACATCGTAGGCGAAGTACCCCTGACGTGGTACCTGGTGGTGGCAGCAGCGCTCTTCTGCATCGGCCTGTACGGGGTGCTCTCGAGACGCAACGCGGTCACCATCCTGATGGGGGTGGAGCTCATCCTCAATGCGGCCAACCTCAACTTCATCGCTTTCTGGCGCCACATCGGCCCGGAACGGTTCGACGGCGTGGTCTTCGCCCTGATCGTCATGACGGTAGCGGCGTGCGAGGCCGCAGTGGGCCTGGCGCTCATCATCGCCATCTACCGCTCTCGACGGTCGGTGGACTTGAGCGACGCTGATCTGCTTCAGGGCTGA
- a CDS encoding NADH-quinone oxidoreductase subunit J, protein MAKVIFLVVSTITVLAALAVVSLPNVFHAALGLVLALLGIAGLYALLGAGYVAVVQVLIYVGAVSVLIILAIMVSERPMQQSPAEAFLPQRGLTALVSAVLFVLLVSVALSTAWPVVAAAPPMDMVARLGEALVERYLLPFEVASVVLLISLVGAVYIAREP, encoded by the coding sequence ATGGCCAAGGTCATCTTCTTGGTGGTGAGCACGATCACCGTGTTGGCCGCTCTGGCGGTCGTGAGCTTGCCCAACGTCTTTCACGCGGCGCTGGGGTTGGTGCTGGCCCTCCTGGGCATCGCCGGGCTGTATGCCCTGTTGGGCGCCGGGTACGTGGCCGTGGTGCAGGTTTTGATCTACGTGGGGGCGGTGTCGGTTCTCATCATTCTGGCCATCATGGTGAGCGAGCGGCCCATGCAACAGAGCCCCGCGGAAGCCTTCCTGCCCCAGCGGGGGCTGACGGCGCTGGTGTCGGCCGTGCTGTTTGTCCTCCTGGTGAGTGTCGCCCTCAGTACGGCGTGGCCGGTGGTGGCAGCGGCACCGCCAATGGACATGGTGGCCCGGCTGGGCGAGGCCCTGGTGGAGCGCTACCTGCTGCCTTTCGAGGTGGCGTCCGTGGTGCTGCTGATCTCGCTCGTCGGCGCGGTGTACATAGCCCGGGAGCCCTAG
- a CDS encoding 4Fe-4S binding protein, with protein sequence MLGRGMLKGLWVTLQHMISSYTKGPRRFPQRYLRQSELDRPDPDTQGMLTLQYPFERYKMWPRFRGVLVQLRDPETGQPRCTACMACERACPHGVISIVAEGRGRERKPKAYTYELGRCIFCRLCVEACRFDAIEMSQIYEFTSTTKDQTLDLKDLLELGDRSGIRHTGEAWG encoded by the coding sequence ATGCTGGGACGCGGAATGCTGAAGGGCCTGTGGGTGACCCTCCAGCACATGATCTCTTCCTACACCAAGGGACCGCGCCGGTTCCCCCAGCGGTACCTGCGCCAAAGCGAGCTGGACCGGCCGGACCCTGACACTCAGGGCATGCTGACCCTGCAGTACCCTTTCGAGCGGTACAAGATGTGGCCTCGTTTCCGGGGGGTGCTGGTGCAACTGCGGGACCCCGAGACCGGGCAGCCCCGCTGCACCGCCTGCATGGCGTGCGAGCGGGCCTGTCCCCACGGGGTGATCAGCATTGTGGCCGAGGGTAGGGGCCGGGAGCGCAAGCCCAAGGCCTACACGTACGAGCTAGGGCGGTGCATCTTCTGTCGGCTCTGCGTGGAGGCGTGCCGGTTCGACGCTATCGAGATGAGCCAGATATACGAGTTCACCAGCACCACCAAAGACCAGACACTGGACCTGAAGGATCTCCTGGAGTTGGGCGACAGGAGCGGCATTCGGCACACCGGAGAGGCTTGGGGTTAA
- the nuoH gene encoding NADH-quinone oxidoreductase subunit NuoH, translated as MGFLDTLPITIMEWLRTTLSQFLPLWGVELVVALLKVVLVLVLAIMPVIVLTWMERKVLARSQDRFGPNVAGPYGLIVAFADAIKILTKEDVTPAAADRRVFKLAPAVVIIPTLLVFTIIPVGRGLVAADLNVGILFAVAVASINIIAVLAATWSSGNKYSLIATFRSVAQLISYEIPMAFSILAVVLASGGLSTVTIVESQTIPYAIVMPVAAAIYFLAALAEANRSPFDLLMGESEIVAGFNLEYSGMRFAMFYIGEYAHIFIVGALTATLFLGGYRGPILPGYIWFFVKSFAVVFVVLWIRATWPRMRIDQLLDFAWKLLIPISLAHLMLVALMYKIAGGGVVASLLTLAGNVVLLAVVAASLVWRARQSSSRRIRALVLGEV; from the coding sequence ATGGGCTTCCTGGATACGCTCCCGATAACGATCATGGAGTGGCTGCGGACGACTCTGAGTCAGTTCCTCCCTTTGTGGGGGGTGGAGCTGGTGGTGGCGTTGCTCAAGGTGGTGCTGGTGCTGGTGCTGGCCATCATGCCGGTCATTGTGCTCACCTGGATGGAGCGCAAGGTATTGGCCCGCAGCCAGGACCGCTTTGGGCCCAATGTGGCTGGCCCCTATGGGCTGATCGTGGCCTTTGCCGACGCCATCAAGATCCTCACCAAGGAGGACGTGACGCCGGCCGCTGCCGATCGCCGCGTGTTCAAGCTGGCGCCGGCGGTGGTCATCATCCCCACGCTTCTGGTGTTCACCATCATACCGGTGGGGCGCGGCCTGGTGGCGGCGGACCTCAACGTGGGCATCCTCTTCGCCGTGGCGGTGGCTTCCATCAACATCATCGCCGTGCTGGCGGCCACCTGGTCCTCCGGCAACAAGTACTCCCTGATAGCCACTTTCCGGTCGGTGGCTCAGCTTATCAGTTATGAGATCCCCATGGCCTTCTCCATCCTCGCGGTGGTCCTGGCCAGCGGGGGCCTGAGCACTGTGACCATCGTGGAGTCCCAGACCATCCCCTATGCCATAGTGATGCCGGTGGCGGCCGCCATCTACTTCCTGGCGGCGCTGGCAGAGGCGAACCGTTCGCCCTTCGACTTGCTGATGGGCGAGTCCGAGATCGTGGCCGGCTTCAACCTGGAGTACTCCGGCATGCGCTTCGCCATGTTCTACATCGGCGAGTACGCCCACATATTCATCGTGGGAGCACTAACGGCCACGCTGTTCCTGGGAGGCTACCGCGGTCCCATCCTTCCGGGGTACATCTGGTTCTTCGTAAAGAGCTTCGCCGTGGTGTTCGTGGTCCTGTGGATCAGGGCCACCTGGCCCCGCATGCGCATCGACCAGCTGTTGGATTTCGCCTGGAAGCTGCTCATCCCCATCAGCCTGGCCCATCTCATGCTGGTAGCGCTCATGTACAAGATCGCCGGCGGGGGGGTGGTGGCTTCTCTGCTGACGCTGGCGGGGAACGTGGTTCTGCTGGCGGTCGTGGCCGCCTCGCTGGTGTGGCGAGCGCGCCAGAGCTCATCGCGGCGCATCAGAGCGCTGGTCCTGGGGGAGGTCTGA
- a CDS encoding NADH-quinone oxidoreductase subunit D, protein MAAIAEPRRLDTETVTINIGPHHPSTHGIFRMLVTLDGETVVDLEPKMGYLHRGIEKLMEERTYIQSMPLVDRLDYVCPMTNEQAFCVAIEKLAQLEVPERAEYIRVMMAELTRIMSHMMAVGFLWNELGATFTPMIYAYRQREFLQDLFEMASGARMFHNYIRPGGVVADLPSGWTERAAKTVDSLSRFLDEFSTLTAENEIFLARTVDVGVLPPDVAVNCSVTGPVLRASGVPYDVRRVEPYSIYDRFEWEVPTQPHGDTYDRYRQYQAEMQQSLSIVRQALAGLPEGPVMDDKARRLRPPAGEAYGRIESPKGDLGFFIVSEGGAEPYRCRVRSTAQINLTALRHMVIGHTLQDLVIIFGSLNPTVADIDR, encoded by the coding sequence ATGGCTGCCATAGCCGAACCGAGGCGCCTAGATACCGAGACCGTAACCATTAACATCGGGCCGCACCACCCTAGCACTCACGGCATCTTCCGCATGCTGGTGACGCTGGACGGTGAGACGGTAGTGGACCTGGAGCCCAAGATGGGCTACCTCCACCGGGGCATCGAGAAGCTGATGGAGGAGCGCACCTACATCCAGTCCATGCCCCTCGTGGACCGGCTCGACTACGTGTGCCCGATGACCAACGAGCAAGCCTTCTGTGTGGCCATAGAGAAGCTGGCCCAGCTCGAGGTCCCGGAGCGGGCCGAGTACATTCGAGTCATGATGGCCGAGCTGACGCGGATCATGAGCCACATGATGGCGGTGGGCTTCCTCTGGAACGAGCTGGGCGCCACCTTTACCCCCATGATCTACGCGTACCGTCAGCGGGAGTTCCTCCAGGACCTGTTCGAGATGGCCTCCGGCGCCCGGATGTTCCATAACTACATCCGGCCGGGCGGGGTGGTGGCCGATCTGCCCAGCGGTTGGACGGAACGCGCAGCGAAGACGGTGGACTCGCTGTCTCGGTTCCTGGACGAGTTCAGCACCCTTACGGCGGAGAACGAGATCTTCCTGGCCCGCACCGTGGATGTGGGGGTACTGCCCCCGGACGTGGCTGTCAACTGCAGCGTCACCGGACCGGTGCTGAGGGCCAGCGGAGTGCCTTACGACGTGCGTCGGGTGGAACCCTACAGCATCTACGATCGCTTCGAGTGGGAAGTGCCGACGCAGCCGCACGGGGATACCTACGACCGCTATCGCCAGTACCAGGCCGAGATGCAGCAGAGCCTTTCCATAGTGCGGCAGGCGCTGGCCGGCCTCCCCGAAGGCCCGGTGATGGATGACAAGGCGCGCCGCCTCCGTCCGCCCGCGGGAGAGGCCTACGGTCGCATCGAGTCTCCCAAGGGGGACCTAGGCTTCTTCATCGTGAGCGAGGGTGGGGCGGAGCCCTACCGCTGCCGGGTGCGGAGCACCGCCCAGATCAACTTGACGGCGCTGAGGCACATGGTCATTGGCCATACCTTGCAGGACCTGGTGATCATCTTCGGCAGCCTCAACCCCACCGTCGCCGACATAGACCGCTAG
- a CDS encoding NADH-quinone oxidoreductase subunit C — translation MLRERFPEGVLEHPEGIDFTLILDRGHLVEVARFLRDERGYDLLSNLTAVDRPECFEVVYHLYSTADPGPPLALKVRLEDKADPRLPSVTGVWEGANFQEREVYDLFGVVFEGHPKLERILLWEGFPGHPLRKDFVNRTYSFEEMRLTLPPEEQR, via the coding sequence ATGCTCCGCGAGCGCTTCCCTGAGGGAGTGCTGGAGCACCCGGAGGGCATTGATTTCACCCTGATTCTGGACCGGGGCCACCTGGTGGAGGTGGCCCGGTTCCTGCGCGACGAGCGGGGGTACGATCTGTTGTCCAACCTGACGGCGGTGGACCGGCCCGAGTGCTTCGAAGTCGTCTACCATCTCTACTCCACCGCCGATCCCGGGCCCCCTCTGGCCCTCAAGGTGCGATTGGAGGACAAGGCAGATCCGCGTCTGCCCTCGGTGACGGGGGTGTGGGAGGGCGCCAACTTCCAGGAGCGGGAGGTCTACGACCTGTTCGGCGTCGTGTTTGAGGGGCATCCCAAGTTGGAGCGGATCCTGCTCTGGGAGGGCTTCCCCGGTCACCCGCTCCGCAAGGACTTCGTGAACCGCACTTACTCCTTCGAGGAGATGCGGCTCACCCTTCCACCAGAGGAGCAGCGGTGA
- a CDS encoding NADH-quinone oxidoreductase subunit B, translating to MSDRELHHTLTVPETLVPEDWRRNVLLTTVDAAYNWARRRSMWPLTFGLACCALEMIAAGASRYDYGRLGMDIPFASPRQADLLILSGTITHKMAPQVLRIWNQMPEPKYAIAMGTCTVAGGTFKSYAVVQGASDLIPVDIYLPGCPPRPEALIYAFTKLHEMVGQQSVRTVSWYRKEEQA from the coding sequence ATGTCGGATCGGGAGCTGCATCACACCCTGACGGTTCCGGAGACGCTGGTCCCCGAGGACTGGCGACGCAACGTGCTGCTGACTACTGTGGACGCGGCCTACAATTGGGCTCGCCGCCGTTCCATGTGGCCGCTCACGTTCGGCCTCGCTTGCTGCGCCCTCGAGATGATTGCCGCGGGAGCGTCGCGCTACGACTACGGGCGGTTGGGAATGGACATTCCCTTCGCTTCCCCCAGGCAGGCGGACCTGCTGATACTGAGCGGCACCATCACCCACAAGATGGCGCCTCAGGTGCTGCGCATCTGGAATCAGATGCCGGAGCCCAAGTACGCTATCGCCATGGGCACCTGCACCGTGGCTGGAGGCACCTTCAAGTCGTACGCCGTGGTGCAGGGCGCCAGCGACCTCATCCCGGTGGACATCTACCTTCCGGGCTGCCCCCCTCGGCCGGAGGCGCTGATCTACGCCTTCACCAAGCTCCACGAGATGGTGGGGCAGCAGTCGGTCAGGACGGTGTCTTGGTACCGGAAGGAGGAGCAGGCTTGA
- the ndhC gene encoding NAD(P)H-quinone oxidoreductase subunit 3, whose translation MVTPNTAFLVVFVLVAILFPFLAFSVAYFLRPKRPTREKATTYESGMTPRGQAWVRFRAQYYIYAFLFVLFDVETMFLYPWAVAYNRLGLFALLEGFVFVGILAFGLAYAWAKGDLRWV comes from the coding sequence ATGGTGACCCCCAATACCGCCTTTCTCGTCGTCTTCGTGTTGGTGGCCATCTTGTTTCCCTTTCTTGCCTTCAGTGTAGCTTACTTCCTCAGGCCGAAGCGTCCCACTAGGGAGAAGGCCACCACCTACGAGAGTGGCATGACACCTCGGGGGCAGGCTTGGGTTCGCTTCCGGGCGCAGTACTACATCTACGCTTTCCTCTTCGTTCTCTTCGATGTGGAGACGATGTTCCTCTATCCGTGGGCAGTGGCCTACAACCGCCTGGGGCTTTTCGCTCTCCTGGAGGGGTTCGTCTTCGTCGGCATACTGGCCTTCGGCCTGGCCTATGCCTGGGCCAAGGGCGACTTGCGGTGGGTGTAA
- a CDS encoding signal peptidase I, translating into MRLLCALTVALGAVCVVWMRPAALGGSTSYVIVSGISMEPALHSGDLAVLHRHATYEHGDVIGFAVQGGQVIHRIVGGSADEGYITQGDNKESPDPWRPKPENISGAMWLRIPRAGRVLAFLGKPLNAGLFALLVGIAVTEEGTRRRARGRRWLARRAGDGAGGSDERVRGHAEVTELDAGTEGESRGAPSRHSVAAGYSATLTSRERGPRRSHVALRTARVLLVCAGLLTLGLASLCVYSYRQPLTRTDNVVLLRYENTGTFTYSIRTASSSLYPSGLIGPVGPDSPPDTRAAGNTVLTRLAQILDLRFSYQLRSTGDTEASGEIGAVMEIASGEAWTKTFELMPPQPFGGTTADAHLSVSFPDIISFIQTVEAETGVRVGSHQIRIVPTVRVEGIAGERRFETVFSPPFTMQLTDTKITLDPGLERSEAQTEAEQVVREAEVRAVGFSAPVGDLRRLSQLGAGVTGALSALLAAIVYGGLGLSEADRARARYRSLLVEASSADFGGARHIRMASIADLARLAERDGQVMCELVEAGRDLFFVHYGQVVYTYEVPRVSQRS; encoded by the coding sequence GTGCGACTACTATGTGCCCTTACGGTGGCTCTGGGCGCCGTCTGTGTAGTCTGGATGAGACCGGCGGCACTCGGCGGGTCAACGAGCTATGTCATAGTGTCCGGGATCAGCATGGAGCCCGCGCTGCACTCTGGCGACCTGGCCGTCCTGCACCGACACGCGACGTACGAACACGGTGACGTGATCGGCTTTGCCGTTCAGGGCGGCCAGGTCATCCACCGGATAGTCGGTGGCTCGGCGGACGAAGGGTATATCACTCAGGGAGACAACAAGGAGAGCCCGGACCCGTGGCGACCCAAGCCGGAGAACATCTCTGGGGCCATGTGGCTGCGCATTCCACGGGCAGGTCGCGTTCTCGCCTTTCTCGGCAAGCCCCTCAACGCCGGGCTGTTCGCGCTGCTGGTCGGCATCGCTGTCACCGAGGAAGGCACGCGCCGCAGGGCACGGGGTCGCCGGTGGCTGGCACGCCGCGCCGGGGACGGCGCGGGCGGGTCGGACGAGAGAGTGAGGGGGCACGCCGAAGTGACAGAGCTCGATGCAGGAACCGAGGGCGAATCGCGGGGAGCGCCGTCGAGGCATTCCGTAGCTGCGGGGTACAGCGCGACGCTCACCTCCAGAGAGCGTGGCCCTCGTCGCTCACATGTGGCCCTTCGTACAGCGCGGGTGTTGCTCGTGTGCGCCGGTCTGCTCACCCTGGGCTTGGCTTCCCTATGCGTGTACAGCTACCGCCAGCCGCTCACTAGAACGGACAACGTCGTGCTACTGCGCTACGAGAACACGGGTACCTTCACGTACAGCATCCGCACGGCTTCGTCCTCTCTGTACCCGTCTGGTCTCATTGGGCCAGTGGGGCCGGACAGCCCGCCTGACACGAGAGCGGCCGGGAATACCGTCCTAACACGCTTGGCCCAGATCCTCGATCTACGCTTCTCCTATCAACTCCGGTCAACCGGTGACACAGAAGCGTCAGGTGAGATCGGTGCTGTCATGGAAATCGCGTCGGGCGAGGCATGGACCAAGACGTTCGAGCTGATGCCACCCCAACCTTTTGGCGGGACCACGGCTGACGCTCATCTGTCTGTGAGTTTCCCAGATATCATCTCTTTCATCCAGACCGTCGAAGCGGAGACGGGCGTTCGTGTGGGCAGCCACCAAATCCGCATCGTCCCTACTGTGCGCGTGGAGGGAATTGCAGGCGAGCGACGATTTGAGACGGTGTTCTCTCCCCCATTCACCATGCAGCTGACCGATACCAAGATCACCCTTGACCCTGGGCTAGAACGTTCGGAGGCGCAGACCGAGGCCGAGCAGGTGGTACGCGAGGCCGAGGTGCGCGCCGTCGGGTTCTCGGCCCCGGTGGGCGATCTCCGCCGTCTCTCTCAGCTGGGGGCGGGGGTGACGGGGGCGCTCTCCGCTCTGTTGGCAGCGATTGTGTACGGAGGCTTAGGGCTGTCGGAGGCAGACAGAGCCCGCGCCCGGTATCGCTCCTTGCTCGTCGAGGCGTCGTCGGCCGATTTCGGTGGGGCCCGCCACATCCGGATGGCCAGCATCGCGGACCTCGCTCGTCTTGCCGAGAGGGACGGACAGGTCATGTGCGAGTTGGTGGAGGCGGGGCGTGATCTCTTCTTCGTGCACTACGGCCAGGTAGTGTACACGTACGAGGTGCCTCGCGTGTCGCAGAGGAGCTAG
- a CDS encoding response regulator transcription factor produces the protein MAGIVLAGADQARAHVLGSWLVQCPHEVEFRSLEELGRHLAGAEPDVVILDLLDGGVDASRLCDRIRQGSDVPLLVLLRRSSEQGHGSGPSPAADQQLVWPFGPALLRAHVEALVRRVKGGHPWRTRYADGVVTVDLPARRVAVNGRISALTATETRLLGALMQRAGEIVLSDELLRATWGTADRKLAGRLHLYVHYLRHKVEPDPTHPRYILTRKKWGYVFQAGPTGGFSKDSLMHWGS, from the coding sequence ATGGCGGGGATTGTCTTGGCCGGGGCCGATCAGGCCCGGGCGCACGTGCTCGGTAGTTGGCTGGTTCAGTGTCCGCATGAAGTAGAATTCCGCTCTCTAGAGGAGCTCGGCCGGCATCTCGCCGGAGCCGAGCCCGACGTGGTCATCCTAGATCTCCTCGACGGTGGGGTGGATGCTTCGCGCCTCTGCGACCGCATCCGCCAGGGCAGTGACGTTCCTCTCCTGGTGCTGCTGCGCCGGAGTTCCGAACAGGGTCACGGCTCGGGGCCATCGCCTGCGGCAGACCAGCAGCTGGTGTGGCCGTTCGGCCCCGCTCTCCTGCGCGCTCACGTGGAGGCCCTGGTTCGCCGGGTGAAGGGGGGCCACCCCTGGAGGACGCGATACGCGGACGGGGTGGTGACGGTGGACCTGCCGGCGCGGAGGGTAGCGGTGAACGGCAGGATCAGCGCGCTAACGGCCACCGAGACGCGCCTGCTGGGGGCGCTGATGCAGCGTGCGGGAGAGATCGTGTTGTCGGACGAGCTGCTTCGGGCCACTTGGGGCACGGCGGACAGGAAGTTGGCCGGTAGGCTGCACCTCTACGTTCACTATCTGCGGCACAAGGTGGAACCGGACCCGACACACCCCCGGTACATACTTACGCGCAAGAAGTGGGGATACGTATTCCAGGCCGGCCCAACTGGGGGGTTTTCTAAGGATTCTCTAATGCATTGGGGCTCGTAA
- a CDS encoding Gfo/Idh/MocA family oxidoreductase, which yields MRRLRVGYVGAGFMAQKVHLPSFSSIEECELVALAEVRPELGRKVQRRFGIPRLYPSHRELIDDDRVEAVAVSADYAVQGEIAREALLAGKDVFMEKPMAVSLDQADRLLQAGEAAGARLMVAYMKRYDAGNELAKSYVDRFRRSGELGAITYVRNHGFCGDWVAGLDAPMDVTDEPKPQAEGALAPAWLPPEHLSAYLGYLQQYTHNVNLVRWLLDAGDRTSVRLVDLDDDGYTGIVVLDVDGHRAVLESGRVSHYRWDEHTQVYFEHGWVKTWAPPLLLRNAPAEVEVYRAGGTQEFSRPIPSPAWSWSYKREAEHFVRAVLRGEPFRSPGEDARTDVRLFEEIYREHLRRRGAV from the coding sequence ATGAGGCGGTTGCGGGTCGGCTACGTCGGGGCGGGCTTCATGGCCCAGAAGGTGCACCTCCCGAGCTTCAGCTCCATCGAGGAGTGCGAACTGGTGGCGCTGGCCGAGGTCCGGCCCGAGCTGGGGCGGAAGGTCCAGCGCCGCTTCGGCATCCCCCGCCTGTACCCCTCGCACCGGGAGCTGATCGACGATGACCGGGTGGAGGCGGTGGCCGTGTCGGCTGACTACGCCGTGCAGGGGGAGATCGCCCGGGAGGCGTTGCTGGCGGGCAAGGACGTCTTCATGGAGAAGCCTATGGCCGTCTCTCTAGACCAGGCCGACCGCCTGCTGCAGGCGGGGGAGGCGGCGGGAGCCCGGCTGATGGTGGCATATATGAAGCGCTACGATGCCGGCAACGAGCTGGCCAAGAGCTACGTGGACCGCTTTCGCCGTTCGGGCGAGCTGGGTGCCATCACCTATGTGCGCAATCACGGCTTCTGCGGCGACTGGGTAGCCGGGCTGGACGCGCCCATGGACGTCACCGACGAACCCAAGCCGCAGGCAGAGGGCGCCCTCGCTCCGGCGTGGCTTCCCCCGGAGCACCTGTCTGCCTATCTGGGTTACCTGCAACAATACACCCACAACGTCAACCTAGTGCGCTGGCTGTTGGATGCCGGAGACAGGACGAGCGTGCGGCTGGTAGACCTGGACGACGACGGATACACGGGGATAGTGGTACTGGACGTAGACGGCCATCGAGCGGTGCTAGAGAGCGGCCGGGTATCGCACTACCGTTGGGACGAGCACACTCAGGTCTACTTCGAGCACGGCTGGGTGAAGACGTGGGCGCCGCCGCTGCTGCTGCGCAACGCGCCGGCGGAGGTGGAGGTGTACCGGGCAGGAGGCACTCAGGAGTTCAGCCGGCCCATTCCCTCGCCGGCGTGGTCGTGGTCCTACAAGCGCGAGGCGGAGCACTTCGTCCGGGCCGTCCTCAGGGGGGAACCGTTTCGCTCTCCAGGCGAGGATGCCCGCACGGACGTGCGGTTGTTCGAGGAGATATATCGCGAGCACCTGCGTCGGCGGGGGGCCGTGTGA
- a CDS encoding carbohydrate ABC transporter permease, whose protein sequence is MTAAARVKKRDTGIMVRTAVRTVLIYVLLLIIAAATVGPFLVMVSASLRPNFSYMTFPISLIPENPGIDNYIRLFSQTAIGRWIFNSVFVASTVTVLELVTCSLAGYAFARGSFPGRDVIFWIFMGTLMVPSTVTIVPLFLILSRLKWVDTYAALIIPAATSIFGTFLLRQFFLTIPTDYDQAALIDGASLFQIYRMVILPLAKPALATLATLTFLGQWNAFLYPLIVTTKSSMRILTVGLATMVVQEGGAGVQMAGATLTFTPTFLIFLFMQRYVVQGITLSGVKG, encoded by the coding sequence GTGACAGCGGCAGCCAGGGTGAAGAAGCGCGATACAGGCATTATGGTGCGCACCGCCGTGCGGACGGTGCTGATCTACGTCCTCCTCCTTATCATCGCGGCAGCCACGGTGGGGCCCTTCCTGGTCATGGTCTCGGCGTCGCTTCGCCCCAACTTCAGCTACATGACCTTCCCCATCAGCCTGATCCCGGAGAACCCGGGCATAGACAACTACATTCGTCTGTTCAGTCAGACCGCCATCGGACGCTGGATCTTCAATAGCGTCTTCGTGGCCTCCACGGTAACGGTGCTGGAGCTCGTCACTTGCTCGCTGGCCGGTTACGCCTTCGCTCGAGGCAGCTTCCCCGGCCGAGACGTGATCTTCTGGATCTTCATGGGCACACTCATGGTGCCCTCGACGGTCACCATAGTGCCCCTCTTCCTCATCCTCTCTAGGCTGAAGTGGGTGGATACCTACGCCGCCCTGATCATACCCGCGGCGACATCCATATTCGGCACCTTCCTCCTGCGGCAGTTCTTCCTAACCATTCCCACCGACTATGACCAGGCGGCTCTGATTGATGGGGCCAGCTTGTTCCAGATCTACCGGATGGTGATCCTGCCCCTGGCCAAGCCGGCCCTGGCCACGCTGGCCACCCTGACCTTCCTGGGCCAGTGGAACGCCTTCCTCTACCCCCTGATCGTCACCACCAAGTCCAGCATGCGCATACTGACTGTGGGCCTGGCCACCATGGTGGTGCAGGAAGGAGGCGCCGGGGTGCAGATGGCGGGCGCTACCCTCACCTTCACGCCCACCTTCCTGATCTTCCTCTTCATGCAGCGCTACGTCGTTCAGGGCATCACCCTAAGCGGGGTGAAGGGATAA
- a CDS encoding sugar ABC transporter permease produces the protein MSEQTAIAGRVVVARAEKSSLGARLRKAWPWYLFIAPNVLTFLAFTLFSWIFLIFLSFHNWNLLGAREYVGLENYSRMLNDRILHKALINTIQYAIMFVVPVSAVSLGLASLVNQRLRGMYLFRALYYLPVVTSIAVLAIIWKFILVPRPDGIANYLLGLVGIPYKEWLLDIRLALPSITVMQIWSTMGYYMVLWLAGLQGIPEEMYEAARIDGAGRWQMFRYVTVPMLKPTTIFITLIAGIGAFQMFGPPYMLTGGGPVHATTTMVYYIWQQAFNRYRMGYASGVSLLLFVIILIASLVQRKYMRWSESIF, from the coding sequence GTGAGTGAGCAGACCGCGATTGCTGGCCGGGTGGTTGTCGCCAGGGCAGAGAAGAGCTCTCTGGGCGCTCGGCTACGGAAAGCCTGGCCCTGGTACCTTTTCATCGCTCCGAACGTCCTTACCTTCCTCGCTTTCACGCTCTTCTCCTGGATCTTCCTCATCTTCTTGAGTTTCCATAACTGGAACTTGCTCGGGGCGAGAGAGTACGTGGGCCTGGAGAACTACTCGCGGATGCTGAACGACCGCATCCTACACAAGGCCCTGATCAACACCATTCAGTACGCCATCATGTTCGTGGTGCCGGTGTCGGCGGTGTCATTGGGGTTGGCCAGCCTGGTTAACCAGCGGCTGCGGGGCATGTACCTGTTTCGGGCCCTCTACTATCTGCCGGTGGTGACGTCCATCGCCGTCCTGGCCATCATCTGGAAGTTCATTCTGGTTCCTCGACCGGACGGCATCGCCAACTATCTCCTCGGGCTGGTGGGCATTCCCTACAAGGAGTGGCTGCTCGACATCCGGCTGGCTCTGCCCTCCATCACGGTGATGCAGATCTGGAGCACGATGGGGTACTACATGGTGCTCTGGCTGGCGGGCCTGCAGGGCATACCGGAGGAGATGTACGAGGCAGCCAGGATAGACGGCGCCGGGCGGTGGCAGATGTTCCGCTACGTCACCGTGCCCATGCTGAAGCCCACTACCATCTTCATCACTCTCATCGCCGGGATTGGGGCCTTCCAGATGTTCGGGCCGCCCTACATGCTCACCGGCGGGGGACCGGTGCATGCCACCACCACCATGGTGTATTACATCTGGCAGCAGGCTTTCAATCGCTACCGCATGGGCTACGCCAGCGGCGTGTCCCTGCTCCTGTTCGTCATTATCCTGATTGCCTCGTTGGTGCAGCGTAAGTACATGCGTTGGTCCGAGTCGATCTTCTGA